Proteins encoded together in one Camelina sativa cultivar DH55 chromosome 9, Cs, whole genome shotgun sequence window:
- the LOC104715413 gene encoding uncharacterized protein LOC104715413 gives MMHALMENQKKNATEVNVKIDIMYSELNGRIESLNTHMRVLENQVAQSAARVKAPPGTLPGKNEANPKEFVNVITLRSGRELKEPKQREGTDQSNNKTDQSKTQEQESNSDEVPNEASDGIEISGTATATGEQPCRPQSPYVPKLPFPTRRKSKIQKREYEKLKSVVEELQVRLPFIEAVRMVPSLKKYMKEILTDKLSLEKGVMYLTQECRDLKFNNCLCDLGASISLMPLNVAMRLGLYTFKPTQVTLVLADRSTRRPKGLLENLPVQIGNCYIPIDFIVLKLDEESQDPILLGRPFLATAGAMINVREGKIDLHMDDLVVRFNLEKVAKKPTIDGQTFWIDTSL, from the exons ATGATGCATGCTTTGATggagaatcaaaagaaaaacgcCACTGAGGTGAATGTCAAGATCGACATCATGTATTCTGAGTTGAATGGGAGGATAGAATCATTAAACACTCACATGAGAGTGTTGGAGAACCAAGTGGCACAGTCTGCAGCGAGAGTCAAGGCGCCTCCAGGAACACTTCCAGGGAAAAACGAGGCTAATCCAAAAGAATTCGTGAATGTCATCACCCTTCGAAGCGGCAGGGAACTTAAAGAACCAAAGCAAAGAGAAGGGACTGACCAATCCAATAACAAGACTGACCAATCCAAGACACAAGAACAGGAAAGCAACTCTGATGAGGTTCCTAACGAAGCTTCTGATGGCATTGAAATATCTGGTACAGCTACTGCTACGGGAGAGCAACCTTGCAGACCCCAATCGCCTTATGTACCCAAACTCCCTTTCCCTACGCGTCGTAAGTCCAAGATACAGAAGCGAGAATATGAAAAGCTGAAATCAGTGGTAGAAGAACTTCAGGTCAGACTCCCTTTCATCGAAGCAGTAAGGATGGTTCCATCTCTCAAGAAGTACATGAAGGAGATCCTCACCGATAAGCTCAGTTTGGAGAAAGGAGTAATGTATCTCACGCAAGAATGCA GAGATCTCAAGTTCAACAATTGCCTCTGCGATTTGGGAGCTAGTATAAGCCTGATGCCGCTGAACGTTGCTATGCGACTTGGACTGTATACTTTCAAGCCCACTCAAGTGACTCTAGTCCTAGCTGATCGCTCCACTCGTCGTCCAAAAGGGTTGTTGGAGAATTTACCAGTGCAAATTGGAAACTGCTACATACCCATTGATTTCATCGTTTTGAAACTCGACGAAGAATCCCAGGATCCGATCCTACTAGGAAGGCCCTTCCTAGCAACCGCGGGTGCAATGATAAACGTCCGTGAAGGAAAAATTGATCTGCACATGGACGATTTGGTGGTGAGATTCAATTTGGAGAAGGTCGCTAAGAAGCCTACTATCGATGGTCAAACATTCTGGATTGACACTTCACTATAG